TTCGAGAATGATTGGCTGGCAGCCATCGCGCTCGCCTTGATCGGTTGTGGGGTGGCCTTCAACTATCCGCTGGCAGTCTCCACAATCATTTCGATGCGTAGCGTCAACTCGCCGGCCGAGAACTTGGCCGCGCTGTCCATGGTGATGCTGATCGCAACAATCGGCATTCCGCCCTTGCTCGGCAGTGTCGCCGAACTCTACGGTATCGCCACAAGCTTCGTCGCAATCCTGCCTTTGACGGTGCTTGCGTTCCTCATGGCGCCGGTGTCCGAGGGGCGGGGCCTTCACGGAGATGAAGGCGTTGGACAAGAGGCGCGATGAACGAGAGCGACGACGCTGAGCCCGAGGCAACGGTTCCGACCCCACGTATGCTGGCATGGGTGAAGAATTCCGCTGCCTACCGATTGTCGCGCAAGATGATGACCGAGCACGAGCTCTCGACAGCGATTGCCCGCAAGGCACGCCAGAAGTTCGAGGGCATTTCTGAAGCGCAGATCACGGCTCTGTCGGTTGCCGCCGTCGAATTCGGCCGTCAGATGCGCGCGTTGGATGATCAGTCCTATGCAGAGGTGAGGGTGCGTTCCTCGACGGCTGCCGGTAAATCGCGACGTATCATCGCGCGTAAGCTTGCGGAAAAAGGCGTTGACCGCCAGATCATAGCAGACGCGCTGGAGGACACCGATGATTTTCGCGCAGCGCTCGTCTTCGCGCGCAAGCGTGCCTTTGGACCGTTTCGTCGCGTGGAACTGGACGAGAAGCGCAAGGCGAAGGAGTTTTCCGCATTTGCCCGCAACGGCTTCAGTTTCGAATTCGGTACCAGGATTATGAACATGTCGTTCGAGGAAGCCGAGGAATTACTGGGCGAGCCGCCGTTGGGGTGAGAGCCGGGCGGGTGGTCGCATCCACGAATAGGAAGCTTGGCGGGAAAGGTGTAGACCGGTTCCCGAGCATAGCGACAACCAGATTCGAGGATATTCCATGCCTGCGCCGAAAAACCACTTCAAACAGGCTCTCAGGGAAAAGCGGACACAGATCGGGTTCTGGCAGGCGCTCGCCAATCCCTATACCGTGGAGATATCCGCTGGCGTCGGATACGACTGGCTGCTGATCGACGGCGAGCATGCGCCGAACGATATCCCGATGATGGTCTCCCAGCTTCTGGCGATAAAGGGCTCCAGGAGCCATGCCGTAATCCGTCCACCGATCGGAGAGACATGGATTATCAAGCAGTTGCTCGATATTGGTGCGCAAAGCCTTCTCGTGCCCATGGTGCACAGTCGGGAGCAGGCGGAAGCCATGGTTCAGGCGGTCCGCTATCCGCCGCATGGTGTACGTGGTGTCGGTGCGGCCATTGCCCGCGCGTCGGATTTCAACCGCATCGAAGATTACGTTCAGACCGCCAATGACGAGATCTGCCTGCTGCTGCAGGTCGAGAGCCGGGCAGGCCTTGCCGCGCTCGATGATATCGCCTCGACCGAGGGTGTGGATGGCGTCTTCATCGGTCCGGCCGATCTGGCGGCCGATATGGGCTATCTCGGCAATCCCGGCGCGCCTGAGGTGCAGGAGGCTGTCGAAAAGGCAATCCTGAAGATCCAGTCGCACGGCAAGGCGGCAGGCATCCTGATCGGTGACCTCGCATTGTCGAAGCGTTATGTCGAACTTGGCGCGACCTTCGTGGCCATCGGCAATGACGTGACGCTCTTCGCGGAAGCCGCCGCAAAGCTGCTGGCCGATTTTCATGTCATCGAGGCTGCCAAGGGCTCGGCCGGCGCGAAAGTCTACTAGCGTTCGTGAATTTATTTGCGATTTCAGTCTCTTGTGGCTAAATATATCCCCGTTGGCACCGTCCATCTGACAAAAAACAATGAAGCGCCGCGCGTTATTCCGCACCGTCGGAAGCGTGTTGTGGCTTCCAGGATGGAGATTCTGCGATGAAAGAGATCGCTGATCACGGTGTCCGTTTCGGACGAATTGCCGCTATGGTTCCCGTCACCGATATGGACAAGGCCTACGATTTCTACGCCAATGTTCTGGGTTTCACCAAGGTTTTCGAGAAC
The window above is part of the Rhizobium sp. ACO-34A genome. Proteins encoded here:
- a CDS encoding 2,4-dihydroxyhept-2-ene-1,7-dioic acid aldolase, with the translated sequence MPAPKNHFKQALREKRTQIGFWQALANPYTVEISAGVGYDWLLIDGEHAPNDIPMMVSQLLAIKGSRSHAVIRPPIGETWIIKQLLDIGAQSLLVPMVHSREQAEAMVQAVRYPPHGVRGVGAAIARASDFNRIEDYVQTANDEICLLLQVESRAGLAALDDIASTEGVDGVFIGPADLAADMGYLGNPGAPEVQEAVEKAILKIQSHGKAAGILIGDLALSKRYVELGATFVAIGNDVTLFAEAAAKLLADFHVIEAAKGSAGAKVY
- a CDS encoding recombination regulator RecX, whose amino-acid sequence is MNESDDAEPEATVPTPRMLAWVKNSAAYRLSRKMMTEHELSTAIARKARQKFEGISEAQITALSVAAVEFGRQMRALDDQSYAEVRVRSSTAAGKSRRIIARKLAEKGVDRQIIADALEDTDDFRAALVFARKRAFGPFRRVELDEKRKAKEFSAFARNGFSFEFGTRIMNMSFEEAEELLGEPPLG